In Zingiber officinale cultivar Zhangliang chromosome 3B, Zo_v1.1, whole genome shotgun sequence, a single window of DNA contains:
- the LOC122056762 gene encoding expansin-B16-like — MAALSFYYSVVVLASLSLFRRLDGGAAFDPHWLPATATWYGSAEGDGSDGGACGYGTLVDVRPLRARVGAVSPVLFKGGEGCGVCYKVRCLDPAICSRRPSTIIVTDECPGGYCAFGRTHFDLSGAAFGRMAISGGADQLRNRGEIPVVFRRTPCKYPGKNIAFHVNEGSTRFWLSLLVEFEDADGDIGSMHIKQANSVLWQEMKHVWGASWCIIGGPLQGPFSVKLTTLTTRKTLSARDVIPRNWTPKATYTSRLNFS; from the exons ATGGCTGCTCTTTCCTTCTACTACTCCGTCGTGGTGCTTGCTTCGCTGAGTTTGTTCCGACGCCTCGACGGCGGCGCTGCATTTGACCCGCACTGGCTCCCAGCGACGGCCACTTGGTACGGCAGCGCCGAAGGTGACGGCAGCGACG GCGGGGCGTGCGGGTACGGGACGCTGGTGGATGTGCGGCCGCTGCGAGCGCGGGTGGGGGCGGTGAGCCCGGTGCTGTTCAAGGGTGGCGAGGGGTGCGGCGTCTGCTACAAGGTGCGCTGCCTGGACCCCGCCATCTGCTCCCGCCGCCCCTCCACCATCATCGTCACCGACGAGTGCCCCGGCGGGTATTGCGCCTTCGGCCGCACCCACTTCGACCTCAGCGGCGCCGCCTTCGGCCGCATGGCCATCTCCGGCGGGGCCGATCAGCTCCGCAACCGCGGCGAGATCCCTGTCGTCTTCCGAAG GACTCCGTGCAAATACCCTGGGAAGAACATCGCATTCCATGTGAATGAAGGTTCCACACGCTTTTGGCTATCTCTTCTTGTGGAGTTTGAGGATGCTGATGGAGACATCGGATCCATGCACATTAAACAA GCAAATTCTGTGTTGTGGCAAGAGATGAAGCATGTGTGGGGGGCAAGTTGGTGCATCATTGGGGGGCCTCTGCAGGGGCCTTTCTCAGTAAAGCTCACCACACTGACCACTCGAAAGACCCTCTCGGCCAGAGATGTGATTCCCAGGAACTGGACTCCCAAGGCCACCTACACCTCTCGCCTCAACTTCTCGTGA